Proteins found in one Vallitalea guaymasensis genomic segment:
- a CDS encoding ATP-binding cassette domain-containing protein, which produces MDCLQVKNVIKRYLQLDGKEKEVLRGIDFTVKNQETVSLLGESGCGKSTLARIILGIEKLDKGSIVINDTSIETFSYNRYRKIRNSIQGVFQDSTGSLNPKLTVLKNMEEGLKNIRKINRYDRKKQISELMEQLDLPLDILKTPVKGLSGGEQRRVSLIRALLVRPDILILDEITSGLDVESKEKVISLLSTYKKQYNCAFLLITHDKSLAYKISDRILYIEEGIITKQGERKR; this is translated from the coding sequence ATGGACTGTCTACAAGTGAAAAATGTAATAAAGAGATATTTGCAATTAGATGGTAAAGAAAAGGAAGTCTTAAGAGGAATTGATTTTACTGTAAAAAATCAAGAGACAGTTAGTCTTCTAGGAGAAAGTGGTTGTGGTAAAAGTACCCTTGCAAGAATTATATTAGGAATTGAAAAATTAGACAAAGGTAGTATTGTCATTAATGATACCTCAATAGAAACCTTTAGCTATAATAGGTATAGAAAAATCAGGAATAGTATTCAAGGTGTATTTCAAGATTCTACTGGTTCACTGAATCCTAAGCTAACTGTATTAAAGAATATGGAAGAGGGATTAAAGAACATAAGAAAGATAAATAGATATGATAGGAAAAAACAAATATCAGAGTTAATGGAACAATTAGATCTGCCATTAGATATATTAAAAACACCAGTTAAAGGGCTAAGTGGTGGTGAGCAGAGAAGAGTATCTCTAATAAGAGCTTTATTAGTAAGACCAGATATTTTAATACTAGATGAGATAACCAGTGGATTGGATGTTGAGTCCAAGGAAAAGGTTATATCATTATTGAGTACATATAAGAAACAGTATAATTGCGCCTTTCTGTTGATAACTCATGATAAATCCTTAGCTTATAAGATATCAGATAGGATTTTATATATAGAAGAAGGAATTATTACAAAACAAGGTGAAAGGAAAAGATGA
- a CDS encoding ABC transporter permease, translating into MNNKAKTKIILVIIVFVLLAMSNNFTPHNPVKQNLSIRLQPSSKEYPFGTDTLGRCVLSRVLAGGKLTIGIVILSSTMVLILGTVFGLINGLYSGKLEIVFESIINMFTALPPIIYILVFVGIWGGGAFTMILSLTLSNWARVAKLVKAKVDIEKNKAYVFCAITSGASRNRLIFVHILPNCIREILVFMSLICADMIILIASFSFIGIGLGSDTVNWGQMIAEGRSKVRIRPDIILYPAITIFLSTFLFNYIGKETD; encoded by the coding sequence ATGAATAATAAGGCAAAAACAAAGATTATATTAGTTATTATTGTGTTTGTATTACTTGCAATGAGTAATAATTTTACTCCTCATAATCCTGTAAAACAAAATTTATCTATACGTTTGCAACCATCTTCCAAGGAATATCCTTTTGGTACAGATACACTAGGTAGATGCGTTTTATCAAGGGTTTTGGCTGGAGGGAAATTAACGATTGGTATTGTAATTCTGTCTAGTACAATGGTTCTTATTTTAGGAACTGTGTTTGGACTTATAAATGGACTATATAGCGGAAAGTTGGAAATAGTTTTTGAAAGTATAATAAACATGTTTACAGCACTGCCACCTATAATATACATCTTAGTTTTTGTTGGTATATGGGGTGGAGGAGCATTTACTATGATATTATCGCTAACTCTATCTAATTGGGCAAGAGTAGCTAAATTAGTAAAAGCAAAGGTTGATATTGAGAAAAATAAAGCTTATGTATTTTGTGCTATAACTAGTGGTGCTTCAAGGAACAGATTGATATTTGTACATATCCTGCCTAATTGTATAAGAGAGATATTAGTATTCATGAGCCTAATATGTGCAGATATGATTATCTTAATCGCTAGTTTTTCTTTTATAGGGATAGGATTAGGGTCTGATACGGTAAATTGGGGACAAATGATTGCTGAGGGACGCAGTAAAGTAAGAATCAGACCAGACATAATATTATATCCTGCTATAACAATATTTTTATCAACATTTTTATTTAACTATATTGGAAAAGAGACAGATTAG
- a CDS encoding ABC transporter ATP-binding protein, giving the protein MSKYIIKGTKVLLELLDKKSKNNMIKSILADLLSVACSIMPMFGLYNIINIILRKSDTKGMFIWAGVIFISIILKIIFHGKAIRISHIVAYDTLYNLRKELIYKFSRLNQGYMDSNSSGKLKNIIFDDIESLEQFYGHHIPEILSSFLIPLVMEIILLILDVRIALVMLIPVIIFLICLHRTNVLQSKNFEQMFITQQNLNASMVEYINAMKEIKIFGGNEKVFWRFQQSVDSYKEFMVKWFKDSRYLMTTSDIILSSGIVFVFPVAGYLYINGSIDISKFLLYLFVSLCFYSPLAKIPQFTDVLSINAHIAERLQMLLNMQELKNHDCQKTCVYDGDIIFDNVSFGYDENKVIENLSFTIKKNQVVGLVGPSGGGKSTITKLISRFWDVNEGKISIDGVDIKEISTENLAKSIAYVTQNVSTFHMSVRDNIKMGKPDATEEEIIWAAKNAMCHDFIIKLPKGYETLLGEDGINLSGGQKQRIAIARALLKNAPILLLDEATAYMDPDNEEQLQKVLTRLMKNKTVIMIAHRLSTVIDADKILVLDKGIIKEEGNHNDLIEVGKIYKKMWDSFKYGSSWTLRNKEAE; this is encoded by the coding sequence ATGTCAAAATATATAATAAAAGGTACGAAAGTATTATTAGAGCTGTTAGATAAAAAAAGTAAAAACAATATGATTAAGTCTATATTAGCTGATTTATTGTCAGTTGCATGTAGTATTATGCCTATGTTCGGTTTGTATAATATCATAAATATCATCCTTCGTAAAAGTGATACAAAAGGGATGTTCATATGGGCTGGTGTCATTTTTATTTCTATTATACTAAAGATAATATTTCATGGTAAAGCTATCAGAATATCTCATATAGTCGCTTACGATACACTATATAACTTAAGGAAAGAACTGATTTACAAATTTTCTAGATTGAATCAAGGATATATGGATAGTAATTCTTCAGGAAAACTGAAAAATATCATTTTTGATGATATAGAATCATTAGAACAATTCTATGGACATCATATTCCAGAGATATTATCCAGTTTTTTAATTCCATTAGTCATGGAAATCATTTTATTGATCTTGGACGTGAGAATTGCTCTAGTCATGCTTATACCAGTAATAATATTTTTGATATGTTTACATAGAACCAATGTGTTGCAATCCAAAAACTTTGAGCAAATGTTTATTACTCAACAGAATCTCAATGCATCAATGGTTGAATATATAAATGCTATGAAAGAGATTAAAATATTTGGAGGCAATGAAAAAGTTTTTTGGAGATTTCAACAATCAGTTGACAGTTATAAAGAATTTATGGTGAAGTGGTTTAAAGATAGCAGATACTTAATGACTACTAGCGATATCATTTTATCTTCTGGTATAGTATTTGTATTTCCAGTTGCGGGGTATCTATATATTAATGGAAGTATTGATATTAGTAAGTTCTTATTATATCTGTTTGTTTCGCTATGTTTTTATTCGCCACTAGCCAAAATACCACAATTTACTGATGTGTTAAGTATAAATGCTCATATAGCAGAGCGTTTACAGATGTTATTAAACATGCAGGAACTCAAGAATCATGATTGCCAAAAAACGTGTGTATATGATGGGGATATTATTTTTGATAATGTTTCTTTTGGATATGATGAGAATAAGGTTATTGAGAATCTTTCTTTTACAATAAAGAAAAATCAAGTTGTAGGTTTAGTGGGACCTTCAGGTGGAGGAAAGAGTACAATAACAAAATTAATATCAAGATTCTGGGATGTTAATGAAGGGAAAATCTCTATAGATGGTGTTGATATAAAAGAAATATCTACAGAGAATCTAGCGAAATCTATAGCTTATGTAACTCAAAATGTAAGCACATTCCATATGTCTGTTAGAGATAACATAAAGATGGGAAAACCTGATGCTACAGAAGAAGAAATCATATGGGCTGCAAAAAATGCTATGTGCCATGATTTTATAATAAAACTACCAAAAGGATATGAAACTCTTTTAGGTGAAGATGGAATCAATTTATCAGGAGGACAAAAACAAAGAATAGCAATTGCAAGAGCACTGTTAAAGAATGCTCCTATTCTGTTATTGGATGAAGCTACTGCTTATATGGACCCGGATAATGAAGAACAATTGCAAAAAGTATTGACTAGATTAATGAAAAATAAAACGGTGATAATGATTGCACATAGACTTTCTACAGTCATCGATGCAGATAAAATATTAGTTCTAGACAAAGGAATAATCAAGGAAGAAGGAAACCATAATGATTTAATAGAAGTAGGTAAGATATATAAAAAAATGTGGGATTCTTTTAAATATGGTAGTTCGTGGACTCTAAGAAATAAGGAGGCTGAATAA
- a CDS encoding ATP-binding cassette domain-containing protein, which yields MLSIRELSVITNKDEALIKDVSFDLHRKELIFLTGKSGCGKSTILKAIMGSLDDNLKVYSTKFQVDDIDVNKLNNRRKRRLYGKNIGLIPQNPMNVFDPRKSIRSQILESYKVSLDINKKQSLILAKDMLSSVNLKEVNIILDSLPHELSGGMLQRVIIAILIGIKPDYILADEPVSALDEDNKNEIIKLLLSLKTQSGLLITTHNTKFLSCNNDKTLIMKNGKIIKEEKRNNLKPVYSDINSIDDNYCNEGDFKWTVYK from the coding sequence ATGTTAAGTATTAGAGAGCTATCAGTAATTACCAATAAGGACGAAGCATTAATCAAGGATGTCAGCTTTGATTTGCATAGGAAAGAATTGATATTTCTGACAGGCAAGAGCGGATGTGGAAAATCAACTATCTTAAAAGCAATAATGGGAAGCTTAGATGATAATTTGAAGGTTTATTCAACCAAATTTCAAGTTGATGATATAGATGTTAATAAATTGAACAATAGAAGAAAAAGGCGTTTATATGGAAAAAACATAGGATTAATTCCTCAAAACCCAATGAATGTCTTTGATCCAAGAAAAAGTATCAGAAGTCAGATATTAGAAAGTTATAAGGTAAGTCTGGATATCAATAAAAAACAATCTTTAATTTTAGCAAAAGACATGTTATCAAGTGTTAATTTAAAAGAAGTAAACATAATATTAGATTCATTGCCTCATGAGCTGTCAGGTGGAATGTTACAAAGAGTAATAATTGCCATTTTAATTGGAATAAAGCCTGATTATATATTAGCAGATGAACCTGTCTCTGCATTAGATGAAGATAATAAAAATGAAATCATCAAATTGTTATTATCTTTAAAAACACAGTCAGGGCTATTGATAACAACACATAATACTAAATTTCTAAGTTGTAATAATGACAAAACATTGATAATGAAAAACGGAAAAATAATTAAAGAAGAGAAAAGAAATAACTTAAAACCAGTATATAGTGATATTAATTCAATTGATGATAATTATTGTAATGAGGGAGATTTCAAATGGACTGTCTACAAGTGA
- a CDS encoding ABC transporter ATP-binding protein, translated as MFKLIKRILALSGEKRKKLYIANFFQLIQATCEGIVYIIIYLAITHLVSGTFDKTILLQYFLSLLIVISLRYIFFYQVNRLQASAGYEIMRDIRIDETKKLNNLPLGVFQSRGIGKLTSTFTTDMTFIEMHCMYAISRYVAGMSIIIMTTIIMLIVDWRLTLLAVSGFVPGFLVYRNSKKKLLINGQIRHESQQKCISALIEYLNGLETIRSYHMTDRIFSNIFDKLNKYKDASSRYEIQAIKPMALYQILIRIGMGMIFIGGLALYVNNIVSLEVFIFFAVISTLYYQPIESIFHDYGTLNIMGVALDHLDELKKEKPLDNHGSKNIRKSNIEGNRINFCYPKSEKNAIEGINFRMEPKTLNAIVGHSGSGKTTMLYLISRFFDIDSGEIMIDKHNVKDIEYGNLLKNISVVFQDSYLLEDTIFNNIKMGSEDATRDEVIEAAKAACCHDFIIELEKGYDTVVGEGGNTLSGGEKQRITIARAILKDVPIVLLDEAMASIDPENSWQIKKAIDALTRDKTVILIAHTLGYIKYADQIIVMENGRIEEHGKHDYLIERNGIYKKMWDIQQTTKEWKAIN; from the coding sequence ATGTTTAAGTTAATAAAAAGAATATTAGCTCTAAGTGGTGAAAAAAGGAAAAAGCTCTATATAGCCAATTTCTTTCAATTAATACAAGCAACTTGTGAAGGAATAGTCTATATAATCATTTATTTGGCTATAACTCATTTGGTTTCTGGCACATTCGATAAAACAATATTATTACAGTATTTTCTAAGTTTGTTAATAGTTATATCTCTAAGATATATATTTTTTTATCAAGTAAATAGACTGCAAGCTTCAGCAGGATACGAAATAATGAGGGATATCAGAATTGATGAAACCAAGAAATTGAATAATCTGCCACTAGGTGTTTTTCAAAGTAGAGGTATAGGGAAGTTAACATCAACTTTTACAACAGATATGACATTTATTGAAATGCACTGTATGTATGCAATATCAAGATATGTAGCAGGTATGAGCATTATTATTATGACTACAATAATTATGTTAATAGTTGATTGGAGATTAACTTTATTAGCTGTTTCTGGTTTTGTACCAGGATTTTTAGTATACAGGAATTCTAAGAAAAAGCTATTGATTAATGGACAGATACGTCATGAATCACAACAAAAATGTATATCAGCATTAATTGAATATCTAAATGGTTTAGAAACTATACGTTCATATCATATGACAGATAGAATATTCAGTAATATATTTGATAAATTGAATAAGTATAAAGATGCATCAAGCCGTTATGAAATTCAAGCTATCAAACCAATGGCATTGTATCAAATATTAATTAGAATAGGAATGGGTATGATTTTTATTGGAGGGTTGGCATTATATGTAAATAACATTGTCAGTTTAGAAGTTTTTATATTCTTTGCTGTAATCAGTACCTTATACTATCAGCCAATTGAATCAATTTTTCATGATTACGGTACTCTGAATATTATGGGGGTCGCTCTTGATCATCTAGACGAACTTAAAAAGGAAAAGCCTCTAGACAATCATGGCAGTAAAAACATTAGAAAATCTAATATAGAAGGAAATAGGATTAATTTCTGTTATCCTAAAAGTGAAAAAAATGCTATAGAGGGAATCAATTTTAGAATGGAACCTAAAACATTGAATGCTATAGTAGGACATTCGGGTAGTGGTAAAACTACTATGTTATATTTGATTTCCAGATTTTTTGATATTGATAGTGGAGAAATAATGATTGATAAGCATAATGTGAAAGATATAGAGTATGGTAATCTTCTTAAGAATATTAGCGTTGTATTCCAAGATTCATATTTATTGGAAGATACTATATTCAATAATATAAAAATGGGAAGTGAAGATGCCACCCGTGACGAAGTTATAGAAGCTGCTAAAGCTGCATGTTGTCATGATTTTATAATTGAATTGGAAAAGGGTTATGACACTGTAGTAGGAGAAGGGGGTAATACCCTTTCAGGAGGGGAGAAGCAAAGAATAACTATAGCCAGAGCTATCTTAAAAGATGTCCCAATAGTTTTACTGGATGAAGCGATGGCCAGTATAGATCCAGAAAACTCATGGCAGATTAAAAAAGCGATAGATGCATTGACTAGAGATAAGACAGTAATTCTTATAGCACATACACTGGGATATATAAAATATGCAGACCAGATTATTGTTATGGAGAATGGAAGGATTGAAGAACATGGCAAACACGATTATCTCATAGAACGTAATGGGATATATAAGAAAATGTGGGATATACAGCAGACTACAAAAGAATGGAAGGCTATTAATTAA
- a CDS encoding AraC family transcriptional regulator — protein sequence MTVHIESRQEYINFYKSISAVKKNGDELILSILPHYGAGKINIINISNYLSIMILDIKLKEDVDIIYRLPNQHFEISCCLGGIAQISSKNHKTINIEKDSVILLNSSDDNEISGNMKLFKNKKFVNMAFSFDRETYSEYHKVISKELWGEVLTSDEVKKKHTILAERLPHIKILFLSIYNIDIENSSLKKLYIESKILEIITQVAYASCDEQNKIKLNAYEKERIQRIPDIMMKNPSNPPMIDSLAKTTNINVNRLKKGFKYLYGDTIYSYFKKLKLHRAAILIQTTDKSMLDIAQDVGYSSQSQFGASFKKYYGVTPLEFSKQKYLL from the coding sequence ATGACAGTACATATAGAATCAAGACAGGAATATATTAATTTTTATAAGAGCATTTCGGCTGTTAAAAAAAATGGAGATGAACTTATTCTAAGTATACTTCCACATTACGGAGCAGGAAAAATCAATATTATAAATATATCAAATTATCTTAGCATTATGATACTAGATATAAAATTGAAAGAAGATGTAGATATTATATATAGATTACCTAATCAACATTTTGAAATATCTTGCTGTCTAGGTGGTATAGCGCAAATATCAAGTAAGAATCATAAGACAATTAATATTGAGAAAGATAGTGTCATATTGTTGAATTCCAGTGATGACAATGAAATCAGTGGTAACATGAAGTTGTTTAAGAATAAGAAGTTTGTCAATATGGCTTTTTCTTTTGATAGAGAGACATATAGTGAATACCATAAGGTAATAAGTAAGGAATTATGGGGAGAAGTACTGACTTCTGATGAAGTCAAAAAAAAACATACTATCTTAGCAGAGAGGTTACCTCATATTAAAATTCTGTTTTTAAGTATATATAATATAGATATTGAGAATAGTAGCCTTAAGAAACTGTACATAGAAAGTAAGATATTAGAGATAATAACCCAAGTAGCATATGCTAGTTGTGATGAGCAGAATAAAATTAAGTTGAATGCTTATGAAAAAGAGCGAATTCAGAGAATACCTGATATAATGATGAAAAATCCATCCAATCCGCCTATGATTGATTCACTTGCTAAGACAACTAACATAAATGTCAATAGGTTAAAAAAAGGATTTAAATATCTATATGGTGACACAATATATAGTTATTTCAAAAAATTAAAATTACACAGGGCAGCTATATTAATTCAAACAACTGATAAAAGTATGTTGGATATAGCTCAAGATGTAGGATATTCAAGTCAAAGCCAGTTTGGAGCATCATTTAAAAAATATTATGGAGTAACACCTCTTGAATTTTCCAAACAAAAATATTTGTTATGA
- a CDS encoding efflux RND transporter permease subunit, protein MAEKENKVSFMEKLSTQIIDKRNAFFLVYTILVIFCVFSKSWVSVNNDITTYLPETTQTRQGLTIMEEEFLTYGTAKVMVSNITYDRALSIKEDLEKIEGVSRIEFDESIDHYKLASALFSISFKGEDKDEITQNAMKEVLAYLDNYDYYVSSTITEDSVASLESEIKLVLVVAIFIILGVLLFTSKTYMEIPVLVLTFGVAAILNMGTHFLYGEISFISNSIAVVLQLALAIDYAIILCHRFTEEREHLPAREAAIKALSKAIPEISSSSLTTISGLMALMFMQFKLGFDMGLVLIKALLFSLLIVFTLMPGLLMVFSNSMDKTVHKNFVPSITNWGKFVVKSRYIIPPLFVVVVVGALYLSNQTHYVYGYSTLTTVKQNETQIAKKKIEETFGSNNLLAIMVPSGNYELEGKLLKDYEKLKVTDSAIGLANTKVDDRYFVTDKLNPRQFAELIDIDIEISKLLYQAYAIEQGTYSKLVNGLDEYGVPLIDIFIFLYNQKEAGYYNLDEELENKMNDLYEKLCEGKAQLESDKYSRILLNLNMPEEGEEAFGWLDKFHSIANKYYDEVHFAGATTSDNDLGAFFAKDNLIISILSGLFVMIILLFTFKSAGVPVLLVLTIQGSIWINFSFPVIQDTNIFFMSYLVVTSIQMGATIDYAIVITSRYMELKKFMPINKAMIQSLNQAFPTIITSGTILASAGILIGKITSDYAISSIGTCLGRGTIISLILVMGVLPQTLLFGDKIIEKTAFVLKRRGIITLHRGNLKMNGRLQGYISGYVDAEIKGTIKGEVKGIVEMGSVTTDNKELEMREEVVD, encoded by the coding sequence ATGGCGGAAAAAGAAAACAAGGTATCATTTATGGAAAAATTATCAACTCAAATTATTGATAAAAGAAACGCCTTTTTTCTAGTATATACAATACTAGTTATATTTTGCGTCTTTTCTAAGTCATGGGTATCTGTTAATAATGATATCACTACATATTTACCTGAGACAACTCAGACAAGGCAAGGGCTTACCATTATGGAAGAAGAGTTCCTAACATATGGAACAGCAAAAGTTATGGTATCAAATATTACATATGACAGAGCTCTATCAATAAAAGAGGATCTAGAAAAAATAGAAGGCGTTTCTCGTATTGAGTTTGATGAAAGTATAGATCATTACAAATTGGCATCAGCACTTTTTTCAATATCCTTCAAAGGTGAAGATAAAGATGAAATAACACAAAATGCCATGAAAGAAGTTCTTGCTTATTTAGATAACTACGATTACTACGTATCCAGTACCATCACCGAAGATTCAGTTGCTTCACTAGAATCTGAAATAAAATTGGTTTTAGTTGTAGCTATATTCATTATCTTAGGTGTTTTACTGTTTACTTCAAAAACTTATATGGAAATACCCGTTTTAGTACTTACATTTGGTGTTGCTGCCATACTTAATATGGGTACCCATTTCTTGTATGGGGAGATTTCATTTATATCCAACTCCATTGCGGTAGTACTGCAATTAGCATTGGCTATTGATTATGCCATAATATTATGCCATAGGTTCACAGAAGAAAGAGAACATCTACCAGCAAGAGAAGCGGCAATTAAAGCTCTTAGTAAAGCAATCCCTGAAATTTCATCAAGTAGTTTGACAACAATATCTGGTTTGATGGCTTTGATGTTCATGCAGTTCAAACTAGGTTTTGATATGGGTCTTGTTTTAATAAAGGCTTTATTATTCAGCTTATTGATTGTTTTTACATTGATGCCAGGATTATTGATGGTATTTAGTAACTCAATGGATAAAACTGTACATAAGAACTTTGTACCATCAATAACTAATTGGGGAAAATTCGTAGTAAAGTCAAGATATATCATTCCTCCATTATTTGTTGTTGTTGTTGTAGGTGCACTTTATTTATCAAATCAAACTCATTATGTATATGGTTATAGTACTTTAACTACAGTAAAACAAAATGAGACTCAAATTGCTAAGAAAAAGATAGAAGAAACCTTTGGAAGCAATAATCTGTTAGCGATTATGGTACCATCAGGAAATTATGAATTAGAAGGCAAGCTGTTAAAGGATTATGAAAAACTGAAAGTAACAGATTCTGCTATTGGACTTGCAAACACCAAAGTAGATGACAGATATTTTGTCACTGACAAACTGAATCCAAGACAATTTGCCGAATTAATAGACATAGATATAGAAATATCAAAATTACTATATCAAGCTTATGCAATTGAACAAGGTACATACAGTAAATTGGTCAACGGTCTGGATGAATACGGCGTACCATTGATTGATATATTTATATTCCTATACAATCAAAAAGAAGCTGGATATTATAATCTAGATGAAGAACTAGAAAATAAGATGAATGATTTGTATGAGAAATTATGTGAAGGTAAAGCTCAATTGGAAAGTGATAAATATTCAAGGATATTACTGAATTTGAATATGCCTGAAGAAGGTGAAGAAGCTTTTGGCTGGTTAGATAAATTTCATTCTATAGCTAATAAATATTATGATGAAGTACATTTCGCAGGTGCTACTACCAGTGATAATGATCTGGGAGCATTTTTTGCAAAAGATAATTTAATCATCAGTATTCTATCAGGGCTATTTGTAATGATTATCTTACTATTTACCTTTAAATCAGCAGGTGTTCCAGTGTTATTAGTTTTAACAATTCAAGGTAGTATATGGATCAACTTCTCTTTTCCAGTAATCCAAGATACCAATATATTCTTCATGAGTTATCTTGTTGTTACATCAATACAGATGGGGGCTACCATAGATTATGCCATAGTAATAACAAGCCGCTATATGGAATTAAAGAAATTCATGCCAATAAATAAGGCAATGATACAATCGCTGAATCAGGCTTTTCCAACCATCATTACATCAGGTACCATATTAGCATCAGCAGGTATATTGATTGGTAAAATAACATCTGACTATGCAATATCCTCTATCGGAACCTGCTTGGGAAGAGGTACCATAATATCTCTCATCCTAGTTATGGGTGTACTACCTCAAACACTGTTGTTTGGTGATAAAATAATAGAAAAAACTGCTTTTGTATTAAAAAGAAGAGGAATAATAACGTTACATAGAGGAAATCTGAAAATGAATGGTCGATTACAAGGATATATCTCAGGATATGTAGATGCAGAAATAAAAGGTACCATTAAAGGCGAAGTAAAAGGTATCGTTGAAATGGGAAGCGTAACAACTGATAATAAAGAACTGGAAATGAGAGAGGAGGTTGTAGATTGA
- a CDS encoding ABC transporter permease: MSRTAILKKLFISILTLILVTFMSFLLVQISPIDPVESYIRLHGSNPTAEAVRVISKSLGLDKPLIIQYLLWIKNALTLNFGSSLVTGNLVAHEFSNAIPKTLTMVSESILIQIISIFLIGTLMQLINNKIIKRLIEIINIACLSIPLFLIGTIAIDIFAMKLDIINVLNSGRLWPALCLAVPYTALYSNMLSTNLDNQMKSEWAVYARCRGISDKRILFCHAMGHSIIELLPSFAQNVGILFACSGIIEAVFSYRGVGNLIIEAVIHRDIPMIHASVLFLAIIILLANFISDICKIIIGRRGRHYE; the protein is encoded by the coding sequence ATGAGTAGGACAGCAATATTAAAAAAACTGTTTATTTCTATACTAACATTGATATTAGTTACTTTCATGTCCTTTTTGCTAGTTCAGATATCACCTATAGACCCTGTAGAAAGTTATATTAGATTACATGGTTCCAATCCAACGGCTGAAGCTGTCAGGGTAATCAGTAAATCACTTGGATTGGATAAACCATTGATAATACAGTATCTATTATGGATAAAAAATGCACTAACATTAAATTTTGGTAGTTCATTAGTAACAGGTAATCTGGTTGCTCATGAATTTTCAAATGCTATACCAAAAACTCTAACAATGGTGTCAGAAAGTATATTGATTCAGATTATAAGTATATTTTTAATTGGAACTCTAATGCAGCTAATCAATAATAAAATAATAAAAAGACTAATAGAGATTATTAATATTGCATGTTTATCAATACCTTTATTTTTAATTGGAACAATAGCCATTGATATATTTGCTATGAAATTAGATATAATAAATGTATTGAATTCAGGTAGGCTATGGCCTGCGTTATGTTTGGCTGTACCCTATACTGCTCTGTATAGTAATATGTTAAGTACGAATCTGGATAATCAGATGAAATCAGAATGGGCTGTTTATGCAAGATGTAGAGGTATATCAGATAAGAGAATCTTATTTTGCCATGCAATGGGACATTCCATAATTGAATTACTACCAAGTTTTGCACAGAATGTTGGAATACTCTTCGCTTGTTCTGGAATCATTGAAGCTGTTTTTTCATATAGAGGTGTTGGTAATCTAATAATAGAAGCAGTTATCCATAGGGACATACCTATGATTCATGCCAGTGTACTATTTCTAGCAATTATAATATTGTTAGCTAATTTTATTTCAGATATTTGTAAAATAATTATTGGACGTAGAGGAAGACATTATGAATAA